Proteins encoded within one genomic window of Opitutales bacterium:
- a CDS encoding CocE/NonD family hydrolase, giving the protein MKNFAVSLLIGVLGLTCAWADEPEFPETVQKSYKVGVPMRDGVELATDIYLPDASGGPFPTLFVRDIYGNGGQAVRQRYARLATANGYAFVYQICRGRYDSGGEWYPYFAEQNDGDDAIKWIAKQPWSDGQVGMFGSSYLASVQWLAALNDNPALVAIAPAVSPGNYYRDVAYPGGAFSLLSRASWGIGLVGARTNQTYPVDWIGGVDHLPLKTLDQALGFDVRHFRDWLDHPSYDSYWRPLNLEARAPEMSVPALNIGGWYDAFLRSTVGSYVTMTEEARTEEARQNQRLVIGPWPHGWNRSSTTGDLDFGEEAIIDWDALHLEWFAHWMKGEPLPEEPPIRIFVMGDNTWRYEHEWPLARTKYTNYYFHPDGSLSSEMPEAAGEVFMGYTYDPNDPVPTLGGNIMRSEVRGPRDQRVLDDRTDILRFVTESFETKMEITGPLVAKLHASTDGPDTDFMVKLVVVRPDGFSFNLVDGVIRARYREGFDTPKLVEPGAILEYTIDVWATSYVLQPGERLRVDITSSNFPRLNRNPNTGAPFGETTELRVADQKIFASQMYPSHIVLPVIPAE; this is encoded by the coding sequence ATGAAGAATTTTGCGGTCAGTTTATTGATAGGTGTGCTTGGGCTGACGTGTGCGTGGGCAGACGAACCTGAGTTTCCGGAGACGGTTCAAAAGAGTTATAAGGTGGGCGTCCCGATGCGGGATGGTGTCGAGCTGGCCACCGATATTTATCTCCCTGATGCCTCGGGCGGACCGTTTCCGACGTTGTTTGTGCGTGATATTTATGGCAATGGCGGTCAGGCGGTGCGGCAGCGTTATGCGCGGCTTGCGACGGCTAATGGCTATGCGTTTGTCTATCAGATTTGTCGGGGGCGCTACGATTCAGGCGGCGAGTGGTACCCTTATTTCGCCGAACAAAACGATGGGGATGATGCCATCAAATGGATCGCGAAGCAGCCTTGGAGCGATGGGCAAGTTGGTATGTTTGGCAGCAGTTACTTGGCCTCGGTGCAATGGTTGGCTGCGCTGAATGATAATCCGGCACTGGTAGCCATTGCACCAGCGGTCAGCCCTGGAAATTATTATCGGGATGTGGCTTACCCTGGGGGGGCTTTCTCTCTGTTGAGCCGAGCGAGTTGGGGGATCGGTCTGGTAGGAGCCCGTACCAACCAAACATACCCGGTAGACTGGATCGGGGGCGTGGATCATCTACCCCTCAAAACGCTTGATCAGGCTCTGGGCTTCGATGTGCGCCACTTCCGAGATTGGCTCGACCATCCGAGTTATGACAGCTACTGGCGTCCGCTGAACCTTGAGGCACGTGCGCCGGAGATGTCGGTTCCGGCCCTAAATATCGGGGGCTGGTATGATGCGTTTTTGCGGAGCACGGTGGGGAGCTATGTCACCATGACTGAGGAAGCGCGCACTGAGGAGGCGCGGCAAAATCAGCGCCTCGTGATTGGTCCATGGCCGCATGGCTGGAATCGCTCGAGCACCACGGGCGATTTGGATTTCGGCGAAGAGGCGATCATCGATTGGGATGCGCTACACCTAGAGTGGTTTGCGCATTGGATGAAGGGTGAGCCGCTTCCTGAGGAGCCGCCGATTCGTATTTTTGTCATGGGCGACAACACCTGGCGATATGAACATGAGTGGCCGCTGGCTCGGACGAAATATACGAACTACTATTTTCATCCAGACGGTAGCCTGTCTTCAGAGATGCCTGAGGCAGCTGGAGAGGTGTTTATGGGCTATACCTACGATCCAAACGATCCCGTGCCAACCCTGGGAGGAAACATCATGCGCTCGGAGGTGCGTGGACCTCGGGATCAGCGTGTGTTGGATGACCGGACCGATATCCTACGTTTTGTTACGGAATCCTTTGAAACGAAGATGGAGATCACGGGACCATTGGTTGCAAAGCTTCATGCATCTACAGATGGGCCGGATACCGATTTTATGGTGAAGCTAGTCGTGGTCAGGCCAGACGGTTTCAGCTTTAACCTGGTCGATGGAGTCATCCGTGCGCGCTATCGCGAGGGCTTCGATACACCCAAGCTCGTCGAGCCCGGGGCAATTTTGGAATACACCATCGATGTGTGGGCCACGAGTTATGTCCTGCAACCGGGCGAGCGCCTGCGGGTTGACATCACCAGCAGTAATTTTCCACGCTTAAATCGGAATCCCAATACGGGTGCACCTTTTGGTGAAACTACGGAACTCCGGGTGGCCGACCAGAAGATATTTGCCAGCCAGATGTATCCGAGCCATATCGTGCTGCCAGTGATCCCTGCGGAGTAG